The Penicillium psychrofluorescens genome assembly, chromosome: 2 nucleotide sequence CATCCTCTTGCATTTCGTCCTCATGGGACTTGGGCAGCCGTTCTCGATTGATATAACCTAAACTAGCCAACGTATTGCAGAGTGTCCAGCATTCGGCGAGGGCGGTCCTTAGCGCGTTGATTTCGGCTTCTTTCCCAGTAAGATTGCCTAACAAACGGTCAGATTTCTTGTCCTGATATCTCCGCAACTTGCGCACCTTCGGGTATATCTTCAAACTGGGTCAGTAACGGGAAGAGTCTGTTGCATCGTGGGGGATCACATACCTTCGAGACTGCTTGAGCGCGTACGTCGCCCGGCTTCTTCAAACTCATGTCTTGTTTGGGCCCGAGGCGTCGCGCGGTCTGACCAATCTTTGGCGGCAGTGATCGTCGTCGtgagcggcggcggcgacacCGGACTGTGGCCATACTATAAATCGATCAGTGGATTGTGATGTGTTTTCGGGATGGGACGACGCACGCGCCTGGGCGTATCCGAGACCGTCGTCGAGCCAGTGAGTCCTGAGCTTGGTGActgttcttcctcctcgtcggccgcACCCGCCGGCTCATCCTGCATCTTGATCTAGGGGAAAGGAGGCTCGGGTAAGCAATGCCCATATCATTGCTGGGGAGGGTCTTACGAAGTCGCCAAATCCCGGCGGAGCATGAATCACCGACTGGGGCGGTTCATCGTCGTCCGATCTGTTGTGAGACGAAGGCGAGGTTTGAATCTAGTATTTCCTTTGTCAGAGACGGATCGCGGGCCAGCTGGTGCGTGCACATACGGTCAGCTCTGGCTGGGCATTCTCGCTACTCTTCATCTCCATGGCTCCATTGACCGCGCCATTCGACGACGACTCTGCAATGGCGAGTGCGTCGATCGACGACTCGGCGCGATAGGACACGACGGACGGCGGGGACTGGACGGCCATCCTGCTCGGGGATGGGGGGAGGAAGGAtgagagaagaggaagaaagaaagatgaGCTGACAGCCTCCTTCCCCGCTTAACAGCTCGGGCCACTATCACTACCTAGGCCTAGGTAGACTATGTCCATAGAAAAAGATAATAAATGTATTGGCAATGGTGAACAATAATCATGATTAGGCGCCGGGGCGTGACGAGCAATGCATTCGGGCCACTCAGCGCCCGCGCGGTGAGCCCCCGGACTATGCCACTTAGGGCATCACGGCGCTTGTTCAGTACACCACACCCTGCCCAACGCCAGATCCAACGCCAAAATAATGCATGAATGGACGGACCTGTCCATCCCGACAATGCTGTCTGGTGGCTCTCCTCCACTCACGGTCGGCCAGGTCAGACCCTAGGGCTCCATCGAGGAAAAGTCCGGCGATCGCGGAGGTTTATACCGGGGCTTTGGTCCGATCCTTGTCGGCGGAATTGTACCTATGCAGGAGATGATGAGTGTGGTGTTCGGACAGGACTGCGCCAAAGGCTAGACTCACCGAAGAAGCTTCTCGATCAGGTCAACGTGGGTCATGATCATCCGCCGACAGCAGTAGCGGCGGCAGCCAAGCTGGTCCATAGCGTCGCTGGGCACGTTAGAAGAGATCAGACAGAATGGGGGCTTGGAACATTCACCCATCGGGGACTCCATCATCTAGCAGTTGCAGGTAGCGCTCCCAcaggtcgccgacgacctAGCGCGTGAGTTAGTGGCTGGTGGGGGAACCTCCCAGGGAGGGCCAATTCATCATACCTTGCCGCAGGAGAAGCAACGGACGGGAATGATCATGCTGAACGAGGGTCTGAGTCGATTTTGAACGATGAAGGAGAAAGACGCTTTTTTTTACCCTCGCCGGATCACGGGCCCTGCTTATGTAAACCAAGTCGGTTCTGCCGACTGGGCCCGCCTtcaaagggaaaaaaaaaaagtcaacGGGAAAGACTAAATGTAGTTGTCGCAACAAAGATGGCGGGCTCTGCACGGAAACAGAAACGCTCTCGGCTCAGCGATGCCGCCTCTGACAAAGCCCCCACTCCCAATGAGGACCGTGTCAAGCGACGTCGGTTCTCTGAGAACT carries:
- a CDS encoding uncharacterized protein (ID:PFLUO_003564-T1.cds;~source:funannotate), with translation MIIPVRCFSCGKVVGDLWERYLQLLDDGVPDGDAMDQLGCRRYCCRRMIMTHVDLIEKLLRYNSADKDRTKAPV